The DNA window TTAAACTTTTGTACATCAGATAAATCGTTTACGTGTTCTGCCTCGTCCGATGCGGTGGCACGCATCGCTCCGTCAACACTATTGAAATCACTTGGCAAATAAGCATATATCGCTGATAAAAAGCTTTTTGAACGAGCAAATTCTACGAAAACAGTTTCTTTGGTGTTAAATGATGTTTCGTCATACTCCAAATCTTCACAATTTATAAAAGTAAAAAATAGTAAAAAAATTAATCCGTATTTGCTATAGTTTTGTATTTTCATGGGGTCTTTTTTTTAAAATTCTAATTTAATTCCAAGGTGGTATGATGCTAAAGTTGGATAATTAACACCAATAGATTCAGGGTCAGCAACTTTAACATCGTCAATAGAGAATACATTCATTCCTCTGGCATACAATTTCGCTTTATCCATTTTCACTTTTTTAGTTAAATGCTGAGGGAAATTATAGTACAATTCGAATTGTCTCATTTTTAGATAATTTCCAGAGGTAAGCCAGATGTCATTTCTACGATAGTTATTGTCGTTCGCTAGCATTGTTAGCCTTGGTAAAGTCGCTGTTGCTGCTGTTTCTGGTGTCCAAGCTCCTGCGGAAAACTCACTGATATTATTTTGTCCCACCAATGGCCAGAAGACACTTTTAGTACTTAAATATACGGTTTCGTTAGCCGCTCCTTGAAGTAGCATATCCATTCCAAATCCTTCCATTTCGAATCCTAAATTGATGGCGTAATAAAGTTCTGGATTTCTATTACTATAGCCTAAGGCAACAGTGTCAAACTCATCGATGACTTTATCTCCATTTTGATCTTTATATTTTATATCTCCCGGTCTTACTACCGAGAAAAGTTGTTTTGGACTATTGTCAATGTCGGCTTGGTTTTGGAAAAATCCTAAACTTTGAAGGCCAAATTGTTGTCCGATGGGGCGACCGGTTTCACTTTGATAGGGAAATGGTTGAAATTCTTCATTCATATTGATAATTTCATTTTTGGCATAGGTAAAATTACCTCCTATGAAATACTTTAGTTTGCCGGCTTGAGTTTTCCACATGATGGAACCTTCAAAACCTTTATTCAAGACTTCTCCGGCATTTTCAGAAGCGGCGCCCACGCCAATCAAAGTAGGAACTGCTCCTCCTGTAGAAACGATTATATCCGTGCGCTTATCGCGAAATGCATCGAAACTAATAGATAAATCTTTAAACATTTCCATTGTTAAACCAACATTCATTTTTTCTGAACTTTCATATGTAAGACCGTTAGCGGCTAAGCGACCTTCTCGAATACCAGCGTTACTAGTGTTATTAACGCCAAAATAGTAGGTTCCCCCAGCATTAAATGCCTGTTCATCGAGGTTAGGCGACATAATGTCATTACCACTCATACCCCAAGAACCTCTAAGTTTTAGAAAATTGATAATCTTACTATTTTTTAGAAAATTTTCACGGTTGATAATCCAACCCGCTGATACCGCTGGAAATAGCCCAAAACGATTTTCTTTAGGTAAAATATCGGTTCCGCTATAGGATAAAACGCCATCAATATAATAGCGATTTTTATAGGAATAACTCGCTGATCCCATAAAATTTTGATGCAGAAAGGTGTTGTATTGGCCGTCATTTACACGCTTATCTTCTTGAAATAATGCACTTGCGCTCAAATGATTTTCGTTCCATTTTGTTTCGTAATTTATTTTGGCAATACCTGTTGCTTGTCGTACTTGATCGCCAAAACTGTCCGAATAACTTAGGTCTGCATCGGTGCCAAACTGTTGTGGGGTTCCGAATACGACATTACCATTGCTGTCTCTTGTGTAAGGGACATTTTCGTAAAGATATGTTTTTGTTCTATTTTCAAAGAAAGAAGCATAATTATCATAAGCGACGGCTAGTTCTGCAGATAGACCTTTCACCCAACTACTTAAATCTTGA is part of the Flavobacterium nackdongense genome and encodes:
- a CDS encoding SusC/RagA family TonB-linked outer membrane protein, producing MNQKITKQLNEAKMKNYLTAIEADHFQDYTTTKKIGFGRLMFFMLLLINTATVCAQNASVKINVVDEFQKPIAGAMVSSIPNPEQSGMTDKEGNVTLEIASIGQIKVLFNQREKIASINSNSVKIALLNSDKRVNSGFGITKSSDEITTALDLVYSDKLEKSSLLNPSESLYGKLKGLMVMENAGEPWNREPSFFIRGLGTTGNNRILVLVDGFERSISSLALQDIDNVTVLKDGTDLAKYGLRGANGVILVTTKRGQKNTFNVDVSYDRGWNMPTRKPKFLDSYGYANAVNQASALDGNAPVYSDLDLRDFKSGLSPYSHPNVDWWDETLKDYGITNNLNTSFYGGGKSINYFASLNYQNERGLIDNSNLDARYDSSVKYDRLNFRTNLDIELTKSTKFYVDASGYIGGQSEPNARLRNNSNGDFPNNIMNGIYSIPAAAFPVKTQNGEWGGTNIYGNNPVAAATSTGVSKPNYRTLFANGKLVQDLSSWVKGLSAELAVAYDNYASFFENRTKTYLYENVPYTRDSNGNVVFGTPQQFGTDADLSYSDSFGDQVRQATGIAKINYETKWNENHLSASALFQEDKRVNDGQYNTFLHQNFMGSASYSYKNRYYIDGVLSYSGTDILPKENRFGLFPAVSAGWIINRENFLKNSKIINFLKLRGSWGMSGNDIMSPNLDEQAFNAGGTYYFGVNNTSNAGIREGRLAANGLTYESSEKMNVGLTMEMFKDLSISFDAFRDKRTDIIVSTGGAVPTLIGVGAASENAGEVLNKGFEGSIMWKTQAGKLKYFIGGNFTYAKNEIINMNEEFQPFPYQSETGRPIGQQFGLQSLGFFQNQADIDNSPKQLFSVVRPGDIKYKDQNGDKVIDEFDTVALGYSNRNPELYYAINLGFEMEGFGMDMLLQGAANETVYLSTKSVFWPLVGQNNISEFSAGAWTPETAATATLPRLTMLANDNNYRRNDIWLTSGNYLKMRQFELYYNFPQHLTKKVKMDKAKLYARGMNVFSIDDVKVADPESIGVNYPTLASYHLGIKLEF